From the genome of Papaver somniferum cultivar HN1 chromosome 2, ASM357369v1, whole genome shotgun sequence, one region includes:
- the LOC113349091 gene encoding aspartate aminotransferase, cytoplasmic-like, which produces MRSQTKIPVPLSGASNGSSPTDRRLNTLIRHIGDTSVESQNSSSNISMSPTASYGDSVFAHIVQAPEDPILGVTVAYNKDPSPIKLNLGVGAYRTEEGKPLVLNVVRKAEQILVNDRSRVKEYLPITGLGEFNKLSAKLIFGAESPAIRENRITTVQCLSGTGSLRVGGEFLARHYHQRTIYIPQPTWGNHIKVFQLAGLSVKYYRYYDPKTRGLDFQGMLEDLSSAPSGAIVLLHACAHNPTGVDPTLEQWEQIRKLMRSKALLPFFDSAYQGFASGSLDGDAQPIRMFVSDGGECFAAQSYAKNMGLYGERVGALSIVCKSSDVASRVESQLKLVIRPMYSNPPVHGPSIVATVLKDRDLYNEWTLELKAMADRIISMRQQLFDALRARGTPGDWSHIIKQIGMFTFTGLNKEQVAFMTREYHIYMTSDGRISMAGLSSRTVPHLADAINAAVTRMG; this is translated from the exons atgcgTTCACAGACGAAAATTCCGGTTCCGTTATCCGGCGCCAGCAACGGTTCTTCTCCAACTGATCGGAGATTAAATACTCTCATTAGACATATCGGAGATACATCAGTGGAATCTCAAAACTCTAGTTCTAATATCTCAATGTCTCCTACTGCTTCTTATGGTGATTCTGTTTTTGCTCACATTGTTCAAGCTCCTGAAGATCCAATTTTAGGG GTTACTGTTGCTTATAATAAAGATCCAAGTCCTATTAAGTTGAATTTAGGAGTTGGAGCTTATCGAActgag GAAGGAAAACCACTTGTATTGAATGTTGTAAGAAAAGCTGAACAGATATTAGTTAATGACAG GTCTCGTGTGAAAGAGTATCTTCCTATTACTGGATTGGGAGAATTTAACAAATTGAGTGCCAAGCTCATTTTTGGTGCTGAAAG CCCTGCTATCCGTGAAAACAGGATTACTACTGTCCAATGCTTGTCTGGCACTGGCTCGCTGAGGGTGGGAGGTGAATTTCTTGCAAGACATTACCATCAG CGAACAATATATATTCCACAGCCAACATGGGGGAACCATATCAAAGTGTTTCAGTTGGCAGGGTTGTCTGTGAAATATTATCGCTACTATGACCCAAAAACACGTGGATTGGACTTCCAAG GTATGCTGGAGGATCTCTCTTCTGCTCCATCAGGAGCCATAGTTCTTCTGCATGCGTGTGCTCATAACCCTACAGGAGTAGATCCAACCCTTGAACAGTGGGAACAGATCAGAAAGTTAATGAGATCGAAAGCTCTATTGCCTTTCTTTGACAGTGCTTACCAG GGGTTTGCAAGTGGAAGCCTGGATGGAGATGCGCAGCCTATTCGGATGTTTGTATCAGATGGGGGCGAATGTTTTGCTGCTCAGAGTTATGCAAAGAACATGGGGCTATATGGAGAACGTGTTGGGGCTCTCAGCATT GTTTGCAAATCATCGGATGTGGCTAGCAGAGTTGAAAGTCAGCTGAAACTTGTTATCAGGCCTATGTATTCAAATCCTCCCGTGCATGGCCCATCTATTGTGGCTACGGTCCTGAAAGATAG AGACTTGTACAATGAGTGGACTCTAGAGCTGAAAGCTATGGCTGACAGAATAATAAGTATGCGTCAGCAACTATTTGATGCATTACGTGCAAGAG GTACACCAGGTGATTGGAGTCACATTATTAAACAAATTGGGATGTTTACTTTCACTGGTTTGAATAAAGAGCAAGTTGCTTTCATGACTAGAGAATATCACATCTACATGACTTCTGATGG GAGAATTAGCATGGCGGGTTTAAGTTCAAGGACGGTGCCTCACCTTGCGGATGCTATTAATGCTGCTGTGACCCGTATGGGTTGA